The following nucleotide sequence is from Clupea harengus chromosome 17, Ch_v2.0.2, whole genome shotgun sequence.
TGCTAATAACATAGCTTTGAAAATATTGCATTAACCAAACTTAAGGTCCGCATTACTGAAGATACAAAGCCTAAAGGGAGTACTGTTAAAACATAAACATCCAAAAAGAAAGCACTGTTACAAAGCCGTGAATGTCATAtgtgcacatactgtacattagaAAAGGCTGTAAAACAAACACGTTAATTTATGTTTTGATAGAAATTATGAACATAAATGACCTAATTTAGGGTTagataaatacaaacaaaatacCTTGTGATTGCTCGCTTGTTGGCAGCTTAAGCCAcaaatgtcacttttttgtCACTATTTGAAAGTATGTACATTATGTACTACATGAAGAAGGGACAAATCCACTGAGCCAACAGCAACCAGAGAATATATTGTTCATTTGCTGCATCACGATGGGAGGACCACAACATACTCTGACATGTCTTCTACATCTGAATGACAGAAGGATAAAGACAAGAAAGAGGACACAACAGCATTCAGTGATATATGATTTGCATTACGAAGAATGGCTCATTTTTAGCTGTTTTGTATAACGTTGATGAATCAgttctctcacttactctcgtAGTCTGCCCCCTCGTCAGGGATGTGTGGGGACGGCGGTGGCATCTCTTTCCTCTTCACGCCATGGCGAAGATGAGTGGCCAGGCCTTGGTTTTTTTTCTTATAATGTGTGACGAGATCCTGCAGGTTCGTGAAAAATCTTTCCTCAACACCTTGACTGGTCTGAATAGGccaggtgtgaaaaa
It contains:
- the si:ch73-264p11.1 gene encoding SH2 domain-containing protein 1B encodes the protein MDTPVYHGPISRTTCEELLSKKNKDGSYLIRDSETIAGALCLCVYKHRIVYTYRILQTHQGLYTLQTSQGVEERFFTNLQDLVTHYKKKNQGLATHLRHGVKRKEMPPPSPHIPDEGADYENVEDMSEYVVVLPS